The Microcystis panniformis FACHB-1757 region GATAACCGACGGCTTCGGGACATTTAATTAATTTTAGTCCCAATTGCTTCAATCTCACCCCTAATTCTAAATCTTCCCAACCGTAGAGTTGAAACTGAGTATCAAATAATCCCGCCGCTAATAACCATTTTTTAGCGATCGCCACGTTGCCCGTGGCAAAATAGGCAGCGGAGAAATCGGTGATTTTATAGGGTTCACTGGTGGGATGCTCGAAGTTACAGGTATTAATGACACTGCCGTAGGTAAATAAGCGATCGCTGCTGAGACTTTCTGCCCCGGCGGTTAAAGCGTCGGCGTGAGCTTGCAGAAAATTTTCTGTCACTACCAGATCGCTATCGATAAAAATAATCGTATCACCACTAGCTTTTTCTACCCCTAGATTCCTAGCGATCGCTGGTCCGCCGTGATCCTGTTGCCACAGTTGCAGATGGGGTAAATTAGCCTTTTGAGTTTCTAGCCAAGCGATCGTCCCATCGGTAGAGCCATCATCGACAAGGACTATTTCGTAGTTTTCCACCTTATTATCGGTTAAACGCTGATTTTCTAGGGCGAGTAAACATTTTTTTAAGATTGCTTGGCGATTGTAGGTAGGGATGACAACACTGATCAGCACGCGCATTCGGGGGTCAAGATTACCGTTTCAGCTTACCAAATAACTTGGGTTCCTTGATTAGACCTCCTGCAAAAATCAACAATCTTTATTCAGGAGGCAGGATTCAGTTATCAGTTATCAGTTATCAGTTATCAGTGGGTAAGTTATCAGTGGGTAAGTTATCAGTCAATAGTATTAAGCGATAAGCTCGGAGCGGGAGCATCTCACCTTTGCAATAAGCATAAATACTTAGTAGAAAAATAGGCTTTTCGAGGGTAATTCTTGTTTTAATTCTCCATGTACGCGGTCTTTAAAAGCCTCTATTTCGTTCCAAGACACGATTAAGAGTGGCTTTTAGGCTAAGTATAATTACTCATTGCGTAAGTGAGATGCTCCCCTCGGAGATCGGAGCTGCCTTTTTACTGAAAAAGCTCCCCACACCCCACTTCCCCACACCCCACACCCCACACCCCACAGTGTCAGGAACCCTGGGAGGAGGATTAAGGTCAACTGGGAACATTGATTTTAAAAAATCGGTGATCATGTTATCCTCTGAATGTGTTGTGTGAGGAAAGGAATCGGCCATGGTAGCGTCTCTATCGTATCAAAATGGGCAAAAAGCTCGATCGCATCCCCTGTTATCCTTAGGGGGTTTGATTGAATTACCGCCATCCCCCCTGTTTGGCACGGACGGAATTCGCGGCCAAGTGGGAGAATTATTAACTGCCCCCCTAGCGCTACAAATCGGATTTTGGGCGGGACAGGTATTAAAAAATCAAGCTGGTGTCACCAAACCAGTAATTATCGGTCAAGATTCGCGTAATTCCAGTGATATGTTAGCCAATGCTATCACTGCGGGTTTAACTTGGGCGGGAATAGAAGTCTGGCAACTGGGATTATGTCCCACTCCCTGCGTCGCCTATTTAACCAGAGAAAGCGAAGCGATGGGGGGGATCATGATTTCTGCCAGTCATAATCCTCCTGAAGATAACGGCATTAAATTTTTTGACGGCAGCGGTTTAAAATTATCTGGCAGTTTAGCGGCACAGATAGAAGCGGGTTTAAGAGGCAATTTAGAATTAGCAGATAAACCGGAAAATTGGGGAAAAGCGACTTTTTGTCCCGAATTAATCCAAAAATATGGTCAAGCTGTCATTGATTCCGTCGGGAAGGATATGAACCTATCGGGATTAAAAATAGTTTTGGATCTAGCTTGGGGGGCAGCCGTTAACCTAGCACCTTTAGTGTTCCAAACCTTGGGGGCGGAAGTTATCTGCCTACACGATCGAGCCGATGGCGATCGCATTAACGTTAATTGTGGTTCTACCCATTTAGAAAGCCTACAGGCGGCGGTGATTAATCAGCAAGCGGATTTAGGGTTTGCCTTCGATGGCGATGCCGATCGAGTCTTGGCCGTGGATAGTCAAGGTAGAGTAGTAGATGGCGATTATATCCTCTATTTTTGGGGTCGTTCCCTCTTAGAAGCCGGACAGCTACCCGATGGGTTATTAGTAGCCACGGTGATGGCTAATTTAGGTTTTGAACGCGCTTGGCAAAAACTGGGGGGTCAATTCTTGCGGACTGCCGTGGGCGATCAGCACGTTCAGGCGCAAATGTGGGAAACTGGAGCCATGCTAGGGGGTGAACAATCTGGTCATATTCTCTGCCATCATTACGGGGTTTCTGGGGATGGAATGCAAACCGCCCTACATTTAGCGGCTTTAGTGCAGAAATCGGCGGTTTCCTTGGCTAATTTAGTCGATCATAGCTTTGTCACCTATCCGCAGATTTTACGCAATGTGCGGGTGGAAGATAGAGAAGTGCGACGTAATTGGCAGCAATGTGAACCTTTACGGCGGGAAATCCGCCAAGCTGAGACAGCCATGGCAGAAAAAGGCAGAATTTTGGTGCGAGCTTCCGGGACAGAACCGTTAATTCGGGTGATGGTGGAAGCAGAAACCCTAGAATTAGCCAATTTTTGGACAGAAAGGCTAGTGGCAGCGGTGCGAAGCTATCTTTTGTAGTCGATCGAGGGGGACAGGGATTATAATGCCCTTAGCGTAGCGTAGCAAGGCCTAATTATGACCGGACTAAGTATTGATCGCCAGAAAAAAAAGAATAAACAAGGCCAAACAAAAGCTGATAGTCCCCCGCTTAACATCAAAGAGAAACTTGCCCTCAAAAAAGAAGAAAGGCAAAGGAAACAAAAGTTAACGGGGTTGATTATTTTTGCTATTTGTGTAGCAATTTTGCTCGGATTACCCCTCAGCTTATTATTTGATGCCACGATAGGAGCTGCAGTAAGTTTAGCCTTAATTTTAGTAGTTTTCTCCTTTAGCTATCCTCGCATGGCTCTTTGGGCATTTATTATCTATGTCCCCTTCACTGGCACTATTATCTATTGGTTGGGCGGTAATCAAATCCTACAAATCAGTAAAGATATCTTTTATCTACCCGCTTTAATCGCCTTAGTTTTAGAATGTCGAAAAAAGCAATTACCGATTATTGTCCCCAAACAATTAGGTACAACCCTATTATTAATCTTTGTTTTCTGTGTAGTCTGTCTATTAGCCGTCAATTTACAGAGACAATTTCTGCCTACTTGCGATTCCGTGGCTGGGATGAGTATCTTTAGGGATGGTCGTTTGCGCGGGATTCCCTGTCGGGAAAGTGAGACTTTTCTGCAAGGAATATTAGGATTCAAAGTTTTGCTGGGTTATGTCCCCTTGATCTTCTGCACTTATTACTTAATCAAAGACAAAGCGACCCTATTATTTTTTGGTCGTCTTTTAGTGACTTTAGCGATTATTTGTTGTGTCCTAGGACTAATGCAATACTGGATGCTGAAAACCGGTCGTTGTGTAGGAACTAGAGGCTTTGTAGCTGATGCACTATTCAAAGCCCACTTAGATGCAAGGTGTTTGGTTGGTGGGGCATTAGTGTATAGTCCGGAAGTGAATATGATCCGCCTACCGGGTACCTTTGTTTCTCCCTGGCACTGGGCTTGGTTTTTGGTCTCTAGTGCCGTAGTTTGTTATGCCAGTGCCTTTAGTGAAATTTCCCAAAAATGGCGACTAGCAGCCCTAGTGGGTTTAACCCTAGTTTTTATTAATGCAGTGGTCTCTGGGCAAAGATTAGCTTTCTTTGCTGTACCGATGATTATTGGTCTGATGACGATTCTTACGGGACAAATCGCTAACTTAAAAAGATTTTTGCCGATCATTTTTGCCGCCGCTTTACTTCTAGCTATCGGTTTTTCTTTCCTTAACCCCGATTTTGTCCAACAACGCTACGATAGTGCCATCAGCCGTTGGCAACAGGCTCCCCCCACCGCTTTTATTCAAGAACAGTTGGATTTTGCTATCCGTAATCAGGGCGGTATTTTAGGTCGTGGACTTGGTGTGGCCACAGCTTCTGCTAGGGTTTTCGGTGATATTTCCTTTGTGGAAACCTATCACACTAAAGTTTTATTCGAGTTGGGATACATTGGTTTTGCCTTGTACATGATATTCATGACCCATCTAGTTTATCTGGCCTTCCGCACCTATCGTTCCCTCAAAGATCCCACTCTGCGAGGTTTTGCCGGTAGTTATTGGGTTTTGCTGCTCTTTGTTGCCTATCTTCCCTATTGGTATGCCCTCGATACGGATCCTGTGGGCGTTTATTACTGGATATTTGCGGGCGTAATTTTTAGATTACCCGTGATCGAAAAACAGGAAAAAGAAGCCAAAATTCTGGCGGGGGAAACCGCCACAAAATCCTCCAAAAAGGGCTTAAATTTTAAACGCAAAGGTGTTTCTTTAGCTTGAAATATGGGTGTTGGTGATTTCAGTTATCAGTTATCAGTTATCAGTTATCAGTTATCATATCAGTTATCAGTTATCATTATCAGTTATCAGTTATCAGTTATCAGTTATCAGTTATCAGTTATCAGTTATCAGTTATCAGTTATCAGTTATCAGTTATCAGTTATCAGTTATCAGTTATCAGTTATCAGTTATCAGTTATCAGTTATCAGTTATCAGTTAAGTACCTAGGCAAAATTAATTACACATATCTAACCCCCCCTTTGCCTCTTGCCTCTTGCCCTTTGCCTTTCTTCACTAGGAAATTTATTTTGCACGACTACTTATCAGTTATCAGTTATCAGTTATCAGTTATCAGTTATCAGTTATCAGGCTCTTCTGGTTTCTGTGTGGAAACGAGGTCTATACCGATAGTTTCTTCCGCAAAATAGTCCTAAAAGTTTTGCCCAATAAGCACTTCAGGGTTCCATAAGCAAAAATTATCACACAAAGTCGAGAAGAGCCGTTATCAGTTATCAGTTATCAGTTATCAGTTATCAGTTATCAGTTATCAGATGTGAGTTTTTAAGTGTGCGGTATTAAATAAGTACCTAAACAAAATTAATTACACATCTAAGCTCTCAGCCGTCAGCCTTTTGCTGTGAGTAAACAGTGAACTGAAAACTCAAATCCGATCCCTAATAGCTGTATCGGAGTCTCCCGTCTCGGAGTCTCCTGTATCGGAGTCTCCTGTATCGGAGTCTCCTGTATCGGAGTCTCCCGTCTCGGAGTCTCGACTAGGAAATTAATTTTGCACGACTACTTAGAAGTTTTCTACTGTCTTTTTACTGATTACTGATTACTGTTTACTGATTACTGATTACTGATTACTGATTACTGTTTACTGATTACTGTTTGCTGTTTACTGCTATGAATTTTCCCTTGATTTCTGTCATCATACCCACCTATCGACGCGAAGAGCCTCTTAAAGATACTCTCGATGACCTGCTCAAACAAGATTATCCCGATTTTGAGGTGTTAGTTATCGACCAAACCGCTACCCATAGCCCTGAAATACAATCCTATCTAGAAAATCTGGCTAATCAGCACAAAATTAGCTGGTATCGGCTAGATTGGGCGAGTTTACCCGGTGCCAGAAATTATGGAGTCCGTCGCGCCCAGGGCGATATCGTTCTTTTTATTGATGATGATGTGCGGCTACCGGATAATTATCTCAAAGCACATAGTGAGAATTTTGTCAAGAACCCTGAGATAGGTGTAGTGGCCGGTCGGGTATTCGATCGCATGAAATTAGGTGACTCCCAAAAAATGGTGACAGATACCGGCAAACCCTACGAAATCGACTTTTTACCCCCCCAAGCGATGGACCCGGGCATTGCTTGGTATTACATCGATCTTGTCCACACCACTAAACCCCAGCAGGTAATCTCGGCCCGGGGCTGTAATATGTCTTTTAGAAAGGATATATTTACGAAATATGGCATTTGGTTCGATGAACGCTTTCGTGGCAGTGCCGTGCGCGAGGAATCGGATTTTTGCTTAAGGTTACGCCGGACTCCCTATCATGTCTGGTACGATCCCACCGCTTATCTGGTTCATTTAGGGGAAGAAACCGGCGGCTGTCATGATATTAGCACTCGTTCTCTGAGTTATCAGACGACTTTTTATCATAATCACTTTCTGATGGCCCTGAAAAATCTCACTCCCGCTCAACAATTGCGACTCTATGCTAAATTATTTGATTGTCACGTTCTTGGCAATCCTCCCTGTAATAAAGGTGGTTCCCCGATTAAAATCCTTTCTAGGGGAATTTTTTATGGTTTAGGTTTTCTGGATGCTCTGAAAACTCAAGTTAAGTCCCTCTGGAATGATGGCCAAATTTATACAAAACTAGATAATCTATGAGAATTTTAGTCGCTAGTCATACATATATAGTTGATCTCAACTGTGAGAAACTGCGCTCCCTGACAAGATTAAATCCCAATATTGAGGTTACTATTGTTGTTCCCCAACGTTGGCAACCGGGAGGAGTCCAAAATAAAATCATTGAAAGTCAACCGAAAATAGCCGATAATTTCCGAGTCATTCCTATCTCTAATTTTAGCCAGAATAACCAATCTTTATTAACTTTTGGCACTGATATAATTCCTTTATTGCAAAAATTTAGACCCGATATTATTCAGGTGGAACAGG contains the following coding sequences:
- the glmM gene encoding phosphoglucosamine mutase; amino-acid sequence: MVASLSYQNGQKARSHPLLSLGGLIELPPSPLFGTDGIRGQVGELLTAPLALQIGFWAGQVLKNQAGVTKPVIIGQDSRNSSDMLANAITAGLTWAGIEVWQLGLCPTPCVAYLTRESEAMGGIMISASHNPPEDNGIKFFDGSGLKLSGSLAAQIEAGLRGNLELADKPENWGKATFCPELIQKYGQAVIDSVGKDMNLSGLKIVLDLAWGAAVNLAPLVFQTLGAEVICLHDRADGDRINVNCGSTHLESLQAAVINQQADLGFAFDGDADRVLAVDSQGRVVDGDYILYFWGRSLLEAGQLPDGLLVATVMANLGFERAWQKLGGQFLRTAVGDQHVQAQMWETGAMLGGEQSGHILCHHYGVSGDGMQTALHLAALVQKSAVSLANLVDHSFVTYPQILRNVRVEDREVRRNWQQCEPLRREIRQAETAMAEKGRILVRASGTEPLIRVMVEAETLELANFWTERLVAAVRSYLL
- the hpsL gene encoding hormogonium polysaccharide biosynthesis protein HpsL; amino-acid sequence: MTGLSIDRQKKKNKQGQTKADSPPLNIKEKLALKKEERQRKQKLTGLIIFAICVAILLGLPLSLLFDATIGAAVSLALILVVFSFSYPRMALWAFIIYVPFTGTIIYWLGGNQILQISKDIFYLPALIALVLECRKKQLPIIVPKQLGTTLLLIFVFCVVCLLAVNLQRQFLPTCDSVAGMSIFRDGRLRGIPCRESETFLQGILGFKVLLGYVPLIFCTYYLIKDKATLLFFGRLLVTLAIICCVLGLMQYWMLKTGRCVGTRGFVADALFKAHLDARCLVGGALVYSPEVNMIRLPGTFVSPWHWAWFLVSSAVVCYASAFSEISQKWRLAALVGLTLVFINAVVSGQRLAFFAVPMIIGLMTILTGQIANLKRFLPIIFAAALLLAIGFSFLNPDFVQQRYDSAISRWQQAPPTAFIQEQLDFAIRNQGGILGRGLGVATASARVFGDISFVETYHTKVLFELGYIGFALYMIFMTHLVYLAFRTYRSLKDPTLRGFAGSYWVLLLFVAYLPYWYALDTDPVGVYYWIFAGVIFRLPVIEKQEKEAKILAGETATKSSKKGLNFKRKGVSLA
- the hpsN gene encoding hormogonium polysaccharide biosynthesis glycosyltransferase HpsN; this translates as MNFPLISVIIPTYRREEPLKDTLDDLLKQDYPDFEVLVIDQTATHSPEIQSYLENLANQHKISWYRLDWASLPGARNYGVRRAQGDIVLFIDDDVRLPDNYLKAHSENFVKNPEIGVVAGRVFDRMKLGDSQKMVTDTGKPYEIDFLPPQAMDPGIAWYYIDLVHTTKPQQVISARGCNMSFRKDIFTKYGIWFDERFRGSAVREESDFCLRLRRTPYHVWYDPTAYLVHLGEETGGCHDISTRSLSYQTTFYHNHFLMALKNLTPAQQLRLYAKLFDCHVLGNPPCNKGGSPIKILSRGIFYGLGFLDALKTQVKSLWNDGQIYTKLDNL
- a CDS encoding glycosyltransferase family 2 protein yields the protein MRVLISVVIPTYNRQAILKKCLLALENQRLTDNKVENYEIVLVDDGSTDGTIAWLETQKANLPHLQLWQQDHGGPAIARNLGVEKASGDTIIFIDSDLVVTENFLQAHADALTAGAESLSSDRLFTYGSVINTCNFEHPTSEPYKITDFSAAYFATGNVAIAKKWLLAAGLFDTQFQLYGWEDLELGVRLKQLGLKLIKCPEAVGYHWHPPFSLAQIPNLIDKEIQRGRMGVLFYQKHPTWEVRMMIQMTWIHRLLWGLLSLGGTLNERSLSPLLQWLIDRGKPQLALEIARIFLNWYNVRGVYQAYREMQLQ